GTCGACGTCCTCTATGTGTCGACGCCAGCCATGTATCGTCACCCTACGtgtgtcgacgccctctatgtgtcgacgccctccatctgtcgacaccctccatgtgtcgacgtcctccatgtgtcgacgccattCATGTGTCGACGGCCTCCTTGTGTCGTCGCCcttcatgtgtcgacgccctctacGTATCGACGCCCTCCTTGCGTCCACGCCCTCCttgtgtcgacaccctccatgtgtcgacgccctctatgTGTCAACGTCCTCCATgtttcgacgccctccatgtgtcgacgccctccatgtttcGACGCTCCCCATGTTAAGACGCCATCCATATGTCGAGGTCTTCCATGTGTCGACGttctccatgtgtcgacgtcctcTACGTGTCGACGCCCTACATGTGTCGACGccttccatgtgtcgacaccatcCATGTGTCGAGCCCTCCATATGTCGACACCTTCCATGTGTCGACGCTCTCAATGTGCCGACATTCCTCCATATGTCGACGCTCTCCATGTGTCAACATCCTTCATGTGTCGACGCTCAccatgtgtcgacacccctcCATGTTTcaaacgccctccatgtgtcgacgccctccatgtgtcgacgccctccatgtgtcgacgccctccatgtgtcgacgaccACTATGTGTCGAtgctctccatgtgtcgacaccatccatgtgtcgacgtcctcGAGGTGTTGATGTCCTCCATCTGTCGACGCTCTCCATCTGTCAACGCCCTCTAAGTGTCGACtctctccatgtgtcgacaccctacATGTGTCGACGCCGTCCGTGTGTTAACGCCCTCAATGTGTCGACACaatccatgtgtcgacaccctccatgcgtcgacgccctccatgtgtcgacacacctacatgtgtcgacgccctcaatGTGTCGACGTTTtccatgtgtcgacgtcctcTATGTGTCGACGTCCTCCATGTGTCGATGCCCTCCATATGCCGACCCCCTCCATGTgttgacgccctccatgtgtcgacaccctccatgcgTCGACACATGAAGGGCGTtgacaccctccatgtgtcgacaccctccatgtgttGACGCTCTCCATGTGTCGATACCCCTatatgtgtcgacaccctccatgtgccgaccctctccatgtgtcgacacctctCGATGTGTCCACGCCCTCTATGTGTCGACGTTCTctatgtgtcgacaccctccatgtgtcgacgccttcTATGTGTAGACGTTCTCCATGTGTCAACGCACTCTATatttcgacgccctccatgtgtcgatgcCCTACATGTGTAGACACCTCTCCCTGTGTCGAACCCCTCTATATGTTGACGCCCTctatgtgtcgacaccctccatgtgtcgacgccctacatgtgtcgacgccctccatgtgtcaacgccctccatgtgtcgacactcctccatgtgtcgacgccctctgtGTGTCGACACCCCACCATGTGTCGacgtcctccatgtgtcgacaccctccatgtctcgacgccctccatgtgtcgtcgCCGCttcatgtgtcgacaccctccatgtgtcgacgatcccatgtgtcgacgccctccatgtgtcgacaccctccatgtgtcgacgcccatgtgtcgacaccctccatgtgtcgtaTGATACTGCGTAAGTTTTAAAGGGaagaatagaagtaactgcaaagggcctattagcccatatttcttgatgcttctatattggtgcggagtattGAAGTGGGTGgaatatagctgtgcattaattggctgttgattgctggtgttgactttttgatgtgtagtgcctcgcagatgtcaagccgcctgctatcgctgtatctgtcgatgatttctgtgtttttagtTAAgaattctctggtgatggtctggttgtgggaagagattatttgTTCCTTAGTGGACTTCTTAAtggacccacttcaagactccgcaccaatatagaaaaatcaagaaatatgggccaataggccctttgcagttacttccattctttcctTTAAAACTTACCCAAtatcatacccattgtttcgtgttctgtcttgtgttttcacctcatccaaaactgttgtaacatatcacctcacccaaatgcagggatataaaatgaaagccatATAAATTATTGCACAGtaggactctgtttagtgtttacaggttatagttgtgtgtgtgtaaactaaagtctttgaaaatttaataagttattacgaaacgcgttcaagtgtcgagtcagactagaaataaaaattaattttggagaattgatttttcaattatcatcgacagtgaaaagaaacataagaaatatttagaaaattcgtgttagaattattaatcttactcttttggtcatatttaataatatatgtttacaagaaagactgctaccaa
This is a stretch of genomic DNA from Procambarus clarkii isolate CNS0578487 chromosome 45, FALCON_Pclarkii_2.0, whole genome shotgun sequence. It encodes these proteins:
- the LOC138350343 gene encoding keratin-associated protein 10-8-like; this translates as MCRRPLCVDTLHVSTPSMCRYPSMCLHPPCVYTLHVSTLFMCRRSPCVDALHVSTRSMCRRPPCVDALYVLMPSMCRYPPCVDTIHVSTSSMCRRPLCVDASHVSSPYVCRRPLCVDALHLSTPSMCRRPPCVDAIHVSTASLCRRPSCVDALYVSTPSLRPRPPCVDTLHVSTPSMCQRPPCFDALHVSTPSMFRRSPC
- the LOC138350344 gene encoding keratin-associated protein 10-10-like; the encoded protein is MCRYPYMCRHPPCADPLHVSTPLDVSTPSMCRRSLCVDTLHVSTPSMCRRSPCVNALYISTPSMCRCPTCVDTSPCVEPLYMLTPSMCRHPPCVDALHVSTPSMCQRPPCVDTPPCVDALCVSTPHHVSTSSMCRHPPCLDALHVSSPLHVSTPSMCRRSHVSTPSMCRHPPCVDAHVSTPSMCRMILRKF